The following nucleotide sequence is from Anaerococcus sp. Marseille-Q7828.
TTTAGGTCAGGGTGATATTTCTTGGCAAGTTTTCTATATTCTCTTTTAATCTCATCTGCTGTGGCATCTCGGCTTACGCCAAGCACTTCATATGGATCTTGCATTTTTCCTCCACTATTTAGACTTAAAAAAAGCTATTTCATTATGAAATAGCCTTTTTATTTACTTATTATACTCAAGCTATATTTATTTGCTAATATTATTCTTCATCCTCATCGATTACTTCATAGTCAGCATCAACTACGTCTTCGTCAGCGCTTGCTTGTTCTGCGCCTTGGGCATTTGCTTGGTACATCTTTTCGCTCATTGAATAGATTGTGTTTTGTAGTTCTTCTGTTTGAGCTTTGATTGCTTCAGTATCATTTGAATTGATAGCTTCTTCTAGTTTGTTGATTTTTGCTTCGATTTCGTCTTTTTCAGCACCTTCGATTTTGGCATCTTCTAGTGTCTTACGAGCTTGGTAAACTAGGCTTTCTGCATTGTTCTTTGTATCGATGTCTTCTTTTTTCTTCTTATCTTCTTCAGCAAATTGTTCAGCTTCTTTTACTTTTCTGTCGATTTCTTCGTCAGTTAAGTTTGAGCTTGATGTGATTGTGATCTTTTGTTCTTTACCTGAACCTTGGTCTTTTGCTGTTACATTTACAATACCGTTAGCATCTATATCAAATGTTACTTCGATTTGTGGAACACCACGTCTTGCTGCTGGGATTCCTGTTAGTTGGAAACGTCCAAGTGTTGTATTGTCTGCTGCCATTTCACGTTCACCTTGAACTACGTGGATGTCTACTTCTGTTTGTCCATCTGCTGCAGTTGTAAATACTTGAGATTTCTTTGTTGGAATTGTTGTATTTCTTTCGATAAGTTTTGTTGCAACTCCACCTAGGGTTTCGATACCAAGTGATAGTGGTGTAACGTCTAGTAATAGTAAGTCTTTTACTTCACCTGTAAGAACTCCACCTTGGATAGCTGCACCTAGAGCTACTGATTCATCTGGGTTGATATCTCTTTGTGGTTCTTTGCCTATGATGTTTTTAACAAGTTCTTGAACTGCTGGGATTCTTGTAGATCCACCAACAAGTAATACTTTTTCTACATCACTTGCAGCTAGTCCTGCATCTTTTAGTGCGTCATTTACTGGTCCTCTTGTTGCTTCTACTAGGTCTTTTGTAAGTTCATCAAATTTAGCACGTGATAAAGATATATCCAAGTGAACTGGTTGGCCATCAACAGCTGTAATAAATGGTAGGTTTACATTTGTTGTCATTGTTGATGATAGTTCTTTCTTAGCCTTTTCAGCAGCATCTTTTAGTCTTTGCATAGCTGTTAGGTCTTTTGTTAAGTCTACGCCAGTTTCTTTTTTGAATTCACTTGCTAGGTAATCTACTACTTTGTTGTCAAAGTCGTCTCCACCTAGTTTGTTATTACCACGAGTTGAAAGTACTTCAAATACTCCATCTCCAACTTCAAGTATTGAAACGTCGAATGTACCACCACCAAGGTCGTATACCATGATTTTTGCTTGGTCGTGTTCTTTATCTAGACCGTATGCAAGAGAAGCTGCAGTTGGTTCGTTGATGATTCTATCTACTGTAAGACCTGCAATCTTTCCAGCGTCTTTTGTTGCTTGTCTTTGAGCATCTGTAAAGTAAGCTGGTACTGTGATTACTGCATTTGTTACTGTGTCGTTTAAGTATTTTTCAGCATCTGATTTTAATTTTTGTAAAATCATAGCAGAAATTTCTTCTGGTGAATATTTTTTGCCGTCAATTTCAGCTGTTTTGAAATCAGAACCCATTTCTCTTTTGATAGAAGAAATTGTTCTATCTGGGTTTGTTATAGCTTGTCTTTTTGCTGTTTCTCCAACTAATCTTTCTCCGTCTTTTGAGAAAGCTACAACTGATGGAGTTGTTCTATTACCTTCGCTGTTTGGGATTATTACTGGGCTACCACCCTCCATAACAGCTACTGCTGAGTTTGTTGTACCTAAGTCAATTCCTATAATTTTTGCCATATTAATTAGCCTCCTATTTTGCTACCTTAACCATTGCAGGTCTTATTACTCTATCGTTTAACTTATAACCTTTTTGAAAAGTTTCTATTATATGATCGCTTTCTACAGTGTCTGATTCTTCTGATAAAACTGCTTGGTGAACATTGTAATCAAAAACTTCACCATCAGATGGGATTACTTCTAAGCCTTCGTTTTCAAGGATCTTTAGCATCTCGTCACGAGTCATAACCACACCCTTTATAAGTGGGTCATCTTCGCTTGCACTTGCTATAGCCCTATCAAAGTTGTCCAAAACTGGCAAGAGCTTTTCTACTAAGTTGGAACAAGCGTACTTTTTAAAGTCAGCCTTGCTAGCTTCTTCTCTTTGCTTATAATTTGTAAAATCAGCTAGAAGTCTTTGGTACTTGTCCTTAAATTCATTGAAGTCTTCCTCAATAACTTCTTCGCTAATTTCCTCATCTTCATCTTCTACTATTTCAGCTTCGATTACTTCTTCATCATCGCTATCTTCTATGATTTCTTCTTCTAAATTCTCGTCTAAATTTTCATTTTTTATTTTGTCATTATCCACTACAAACTCCTTTATTTATTAAGCAAATCTGATATCATTATTATATTTGATATCACATCCAGGTAATTAAGTCTGGTAAGGCCAACCACTCCAATGTGGCCAACTACTTCATCATTGACCTTAAAATATGATGTGATGATAGTATTATCCTTAAGCTCATCTAGGCCATTTTCATAACCTATAGAAACATATAGATTATTGTAGTTTCTATCGGCAATAATCTTATTTACCCTATCCTTGCTATCAAATAACTTAATAAACTCACGTGCCTTAGATAAATCTTCATACTCTTTAAAGTTGAAGATATTGCCTAAGCCCTCAATTTGAACATCTCTTTCTGCGTCATTGTAAGATTTGCCCTCAAGTCTTCTATGGATATTATCCATAAGATCCCTATACTCACTTAAAAGATTATCTTCAAGTTTCTTTAGGTTTTCGTTAACATTTTTAATATCAGATCCCACTAAAGTGTCGTTTAGGACATTGTTAATAAATATGAGTTCGTCAGTTGATATTTCATAATCTAAGTGGATTATTTCATTTAATATCAATCCGTTGTCAAAGACTGCCACAAGCAATACTTGATTGCTAGAAAGTCTTATCAACTCCATATTATTTATTTTCTTGATTTGGTTTTTTAATGTGACTGATACTGCGGTCAAATTTGTAAGATCGGCTAGTATCTTAGTTGCAGTCTCAACAATGTCAGATGCATTGTGATATCTTTTATCCAATAGACTTATCATCCTGTCACTTCGATTAGGGCGGATATTTTCATTAAGTTCATTTGCCAGTATATAGTCAACAAATAACCTATAGCCCTTATCCGAAGGAAGCCTGCCGCTTGATGTGTGGGCTTTTTCTATAAAACCCATCTTCTCAAGAGCGCTCATCTCATTTCTAATTGTTGCAGGTGAAATATTCATATTGTATTCATCAGCCAAAGATTTTGAACCAATAGGCTCGCCGTCTATGATGTAAGAGTTTATGATAGAGAATAATATTTTCAGCTTCCTATCATTCATTTTATCTCCTTTTAGCACTCATTACTGTCGACTGCTAATAATAGTATACTAGCTAATCACCCCCTGTCAAGCAAATAAAATTAAATTATAAGTCTATAGAATTCATTGGATAAATTCATACCCTTTTGGCTAAATTTGAAGTTTTCATCTATGACAAAAAAGTCATCATCTATGAATTGATCAATTTCCTTTTCATAAGTATGCAAAAAATAATGACCAAATAATTTTTTGAAATCTGCTAGATTTATACCCGACACCTCTCTTAGTTTAAAAATTATATATTCCTTTTCCCTATCTTCCTTATCTATATAGGAAATCTCATCAATCGGAAGCTTTCCCTCATTAATCTTTTGCCCATAGTGAATAAAGTTTCTAGTATTGGTGTACCTGTAGTTTGTAAGGTAGCCCGATCCACTCATACCAAAAGCAATATATCCCTTACCTTCCCAGTATTTTTTGTTGTGGTAAGATTCATGGCCTTTCTTGGCAAAATTTGATATCTCATAGCGCTTAAGACCAAAAGAATCAAGTTCTTCTATAATTTCTTCAAATATATCAACTTCATCATCATCGTCCATCAAATCGAGCTTGCCCTTTTTATCCAAGGCATAAAATCTAGATCCCTCTTCTAAGATAAGTGAATACCAAGAAATATGTTCAGGAGAAATCTTTTTAACCATTTCCAGGTCATTTTTAACTGACTTATAATCTTGCTTTGGAAGATTTAGCATGAGGTCAAAGGATAAGTTGTCAAATCCAGCATCCCTAATCACATCTATATCTTTTAGGGCAATTTCTGCTGTATGATTTCTGCCAATTTCTCTTAAGACTTCATCGTCAAAAGACTGGACACCAAGTGAAATCCTATTGATACCAAGATCCTTATAGATTGCTAGTTTTTCCTTAGATATAGAGTTTGGATTACATTCTATGGTAAATTCTTTTAAGTCGCTTATTTTAAATTTTCTTACTTCATCTATAATCTCTTTTATATATACGGGATCTATATAAGAAGGGGTCCCACCTCCAATATATATGGAATCAATATCCACACTAAGCCTTTCTTGGTAAAGATTTATTTCTTTTTTCAAATTTTTAATATAGGAATCAATCCTAGCATCCACATTCATATAGGCACAAAAGTCACAATAATAGCACTTTTTTGGGCAAAATGGTATGTGTATATAGCATCCAACTTTTTCCATAATAACTCCTTTTTTCATAAAAAATATACTAGTTTAAATAAATTTATCTATTATAATAAGAAAGGCTAATATGTGATATACTTTAATCAAAGAAACAAAGGGGATACATATGGCAAAAAAAGTTCTAATCATAGAAGATGACAATGACATTAATAATATAATTTCTGAAGTCTTGACAAAAAATGACTTTGCTTGTAAGAAAGTTTATTCTGGTACAGAAGCTCTCATATATATTAAGGAGGATTTTGACTTATTTATCCTAGACCTAATGCTACCAGGACTAGCTGGGGAGAAAGTCATAGAAGAAATAAAAAAAGTGACCAACGCTCCTGTCTTAATCCTATCGTCAAAAGATTCTATGGACTCAAAACTCGCCCTACTAAGGGGTGGAGCCGATGATTATATGACCAAGCCCTTCAACCTAGAAGAACTCCTTGCCAGGGTCAATATCCTTACAAAAAGAAGTGAACATTCTGGTCAAAATCTAACCTACAAATCCCTAAGGCTAGATACTGATAACTACCAAGCTTATGTTGATGATAAGGCTCTTTCTCTAACAAAAACAGAATTTAGAATCCTAGAACTATTAATTTCAAATCCAAATCAAGTATTTACTAAAGAAAATTTATATGAATATAGCCAAGGAGACTATTATCTTCCTACAGATAATTCTATAAACGTTCATATATCTAATCTTAGAAAAAAGATTAAAAAATACACCAAGGAAGATTATATTGAAACGGTTTGGGGAATAGGATTTAAACTTGCAAAATAGTTATTTTTAAGCCATCATTATGATGGTTTTTTTAATCTTTATGATTTCTTTAAACTTTATATATGCTTTGTTAATAATTTTCATATATTATATAGATAGACAAAGATAGATACTTTTGAAAGGAGCGATTATGAATCCAATAGTACAGACAAAAAACTTATGCAAAACTTTTGGCAATTACAAGGCTGTAGACAATATATCTTTGACCATAAACCAAGGAGATATATATGGACTTATAGGAAAAAATGGTGCTGGTAAAACTACTTTTATGAAGATGATTGCTAATTTATCGAAACCTACTTCGGGAACTTATCAAATATTTTCTAATCCTTACGAGGACAATAAGATAAGTCAAAGAAGACTATCAGCTCTGATAGAAAATGTAGGATCTTACCCTACCATGACAGCCTACGATAATATGCTACTTAAAGGTAAGTCCCTAGGACTAGTAGGCGATAAGTACATATATGAAACTCTAGACTTGTTAGGACTTGGAAATGTTGGCAAGAAAAAGATCAAAGATTTTTCCCTCGGAATGAAACAAAGACTTGGCATATCCCTAGCCCTTGTTGGTAATCCAGATATAGTGGTTCTAGATGAACCAATAAACGGCCTAGATCCCCAAGGAATTATTGATATTAGAAACATAATAGCTAAGTTAAACAAAGAAAATAATATAACTTTTCTCATATCTTCACATATATTAGATGAACTAGGAAAGCTTGCAACAAATTTTGCTATCATAGACAAGGGATCTCTAGTAGCAAACTTTACAAAAAAAGAACTTGAAGAGTCCACCAAAGACAGGATAGAAGTCCTTACTGATGACCCCAAAAAGACTATACTTGCCCTAGATAAAGGACAAATCGGCCCATATAGAGTGCTTGATAATAATATGATTCATATATATGTAGATAGCAAATATACCAATGAGATAATCTCTTGCCTATATGAGGCTGGCATCAAGATTAATTATTTTAATGTTCACAATACTTCCTTGGAAGAATATTACATCAAATTATTGGAAAACAAAGGAGCCTAATATGCTTAATCTTATGAAAATGGAAATCACTAGAATTTTTAAAAGCAAATATTCCTATTTTATATTTTTTGCAAGTCTTCTTACATTTTTACTAACAGTAGGTCTGGTCGATTACACTAGCAAAAATATAGACAATTTCGAAGAAAATGTCATTGAGACAAATGATGATGATAGTAATGGAGTCAAGGTTGATGTTGACAAAGGTGAATTAGAAAAATTGACCGATTCTGGAGAAGACTTTGTCATATCATCTTTTTCCCAATCCACCTACCTAATTTTTCTAATAATCTTTGGTTCCCTATTTTTTACTAATCCTTATGCCAATGGCTTTGTAAAAAACTTCCTTGGCATGACCAAAAATAAGAGTTCGTATATAATAGCGACCTTTATTACAGCTTCTCTATTTGTTATAGTAAGCTTTGCCCTAGGAGCAGGTCTTCTTACTATAACAGGAGCTTATATAAACAATGGTATGCTCAAATTTACCAACTATCCTAGATTATTTTTTGTTTTATTAATAGAGCTAGTCTCTCATATCTCCTATCTAGCGCTGATCTTACTAGTAGCTACATTTACTAGGTCTACAGCAAAAACCTTGATGTTTACATTATTGTACCCTACTATATTTTTTAACCTTTTAAGAGGTATTGGCGACCAGTTTCTATCTTTATTTATCAATTTGCCAGATGACTTTTCTATAGCAAATTATGTTAATATAGGCAATATAATCTCAACAAATTTTGCCTCAACTAATGCTGATCTTACTAGATCTCTAATCGTAGCAATTATAATAGGAACTATAGCATTGGTCTCATCTTCTGTTATAATAAATAAAAAAGATATATAGAAGGGAAAATATTATGTATGCTATCTGGATTCTTGTTTTGTTACTTGTAATCTCACTAACAGTCAACTTCCTTATGATAAGAGAAGTTTATAACATTTACCAAGAAGTAAATTTTCTTATAGAAAATAATACGCAAATGAGAATATCTACTGGTTTTTCTATAGGACCTTTTGACCAATTAGCTGAGATTATCAATAAGTTTTTGGATAGTTATCATAATAAAGAAAAAGCTTATATCAACAAGGAAAAGTACTTACAAAATACTATAAGGGGACTTTCTCACGATATTAGAACTCCCCTCACTTCCCTTGATGGTTACTTGCAGGTTATAGCAGATAATAAGGAAGATTCTGACAATGACAAGTACCTTTCCATAATGAAAAATCGCATCAATAGTCTAAATAGTATCCTAGACCAGCTATTTACCTTTATAAAACTTCAAGAAGAAGAATACATACTTGAGATGGAGAAAATTGATATTACATCTCTTGCCCTAGAAACTTTATTTAATTACTACGAAGATTTTAAATTAAGGAATATTGAACCTACAATAGACTTTACAAAAAATAAAGTTTTTATATTGGCAAACAAGGATGGTCTTTGTAGAATTTTTCAAAATATTTACAAAAATATATTGGAACATGGTCAAAGTCCAATTCATCTTAGTCTTAGAGAAGTAGATGATAAAATAATTTTTGTAAGTAAAAATAAAATGAAAGACGATC
It contains:
- the dnaK gene encoding molecular chaperone DnaK; this translates as MAKIIGIDLGTTNSAVAVMEGGSPVIIPNSEGNRTTPSVVAFSKDGERLVGETAKRQAITNPDRTISSIKREMGSDFKTAEIDGKKYSPEEISAMILQKLKSDAEKYLNDTVTNAVITVPAYFTDAQRQATKDAGKIAGLTVDRIINEPTAASLAYGLDKEHDQAKIMVYDLGGGTFDVSILEVGDGVFEVLSTRGNNKLGGDDFDNKVVDYLASEFKKETGVDLTKDLTAMQRLKDAAEKAKKELSSTMTTNVNLPFITAVDGQPVHLDISLSRAKFDELTKDLVEATRGPVNDALKDAGLAASDVEKVLLVGGSTRIPAVQELVKNIIGKEPQRDINPDESVALGAAIQGGVLTGEVKDLLLLDVTPLSLGIETLGGVATKLIERNTTIPTKKSQVFTTAADGQTEVDIHVVQGEREMAADNTTLGRFQLTGIPAARRGVPQIEVTFDIDANGIVNVTAKDQGSGKEQKITITSSSNLTDEEIDRKVKEAEQFAEEDKKKKEDIDTKNNAESLVYQARKTLEDAKIEGAEKDEIEAKINKLEEAINSNDTEAIKAQTEELQNTIYSMSEKMYQANAQGAEQASADEDVVDADYEVIDEDEE
- the grpE gene encoding nucleotide exchange factor GrpE; amino-acid sequence: MDNDKIKNENLDENLEEEIIEDSDDEEVIEAEIVEDEDEEISEEVIEEDFNEFKDKYQRLLADFTNYKQREEASKADFKKYACSNLVEKLLPVLDNFDRAIASASEDDPLIKGVVMTRDEMLKILENEGLEVIPSDGEVFDYNVHQAVLSEESDTVESDHIIETFQKGYKLNDRVIRPAMVKVAK
- the hrcA gene encoding heat-inducible transcriptional repressor HrcA, with the translated sequence MNDRKLKILFSIINSYIIDGEPIGSKSLADEYNMNISPATIRNEMSALEKMGFIEKAHTSSGRLPSDKGYRLFVDYILANELNENIRPNRSDRMISLLDKRYHNASDIVETATKILADLTNLTAVSVTLKNQIKKINNMELIRLSSNQVLLVAVFDNGLILNEIIHLDYEISTDELIFINNVLNDTLVGSDIKNVNENLKKLEDNLLSEYRDLMDNIHRRLEGKSYNDAERDVQIEGLGNIFNFKEYEDLSKAREFIKLFDSKDRVNKIIADRNYNNLYVSIGYENGLDELKDNTIITSYFKVNDEVVGHIGVVGLTRLNYLDVISNIIMISDLLNK
- the hemW gene encoding radical SAM family heme chaperone HemW, which produces MEKVGCYIHIPFCPKKCYYCDFCAYMNVDARIDSYIKNLKKEINLYQERLSVDIDSIYIGGGTPSYIDPVYIKEIIDEVRKFKISDLKEFTIECNPNSISKEKLAIYKDLGINRISLGVQSFDDEVLREIGRNHTAEIALKDIDVIRDAGFDNLSFDLMLNLPKQDYKSVKNDLEMVKKISPEHISWYSLILEEGSRFYALDKKGKLDLMDDDDEVDIFEEIIEELDSFGLKRYEISNFAKKGHESYHNKKYWEGKGYIAFGMSGSGYLTNYRYTNTRNFIHYGQKINEGKLPIDEISYIDKEDREKEYIIFKLREVSGINLADFKKLFGHYFLHTYEKEIDQFIDDDFFVIDENFKFSQKGMNLSNEFYRLII
- a CDS encoding response regulator transcription factor, producing the protein MAKKVLIIEDDNDINNIISEVLTKNDFACKKVYSGTEALIYIKEDFDLFILDLMLPGLAGEKVIEEIKKVTNAPVLILSSKDSMDSKLALLRGGADDYMTKPFNLEELLARVNILTKRSEHSGQNLTYKSLRLDTDNYQAYVDDKALSLTKTEFRILELLISNPNQVFTKENLYEYSQGDYYLPTDNSINVHISNLRKKIKKYTKEDYIETVWGIGFKLAK
- a CDS encoding ABC transporter ATP-binding protein, whose translation is MNPIVQTKNLCKTFGNYKAVDNISLTINQGDIYGLIGKNGAGKTTFMKMIANLSKPTSGTYQIFSNPYEDNKISQRRLSALIENVGSYPTMTAYDNMLLKGKSLGLVGDKYIYETLDLLGLGNVGKKKIKDFSLGMKQRLGISLALVGNPDIVVLDEPINGLDPQGIIDIRNIIAKLNKENNITFLISSHILDELGKLATNFAIIDKGSLVANFTKKELEESTKDRIEVLTDDPKKTILALDKGQIGPYRVLDNNMIHIYVDSKYTNEIISCLYEAGIKINYFNVHNTSLEEYYIKLLENKGA
- a CDS encoding HAMP domain-containing sensor histidine kinase; its protein translation is MYAIWILVLLLVISLTVNFLMIREVYNIYQEVNFLIENNTQMRISTGFSIGPFDQLAEIINKFLDSYHNKEKAYINKEKYLQNTIRGLSHDIRTPLTSLDGYLQVIADNKEDSDNDKYLSIMKNRINSLNSILDQLFTFIKLQEEEYILEMEKIDITSLALETLFNYYEDFKLRNIEPTIDFTKNKVFILANKDGLCRIFQNIYKNILEHGQSPIHLSLREVDDKIIFVSKNKMKDDLTINKNDVFKEFYKASDSRTGSSTGLGLAICKGLAEKMNGEISADIDGEYFSIILSFDKIKKSSK